In the genome of Chryseobacterium arthrosphaerae, one region contains:
- a CDS encoding amino acid permease — MSKIWVKKPLSAYEADMKKSELKKVLGKWSLTAIGVGAIIGGGIFVLTGTGAYYHAGPALAISFIIAGIACVFAALCYAEFASIIPVEGSAYAYAYGTVGEIFAWAMGWCLILEYAMASMAVSVSWSGYFNKFLKIFNIHLPAYLTSDPASYTGDGFSMNLPAFILVLLITALLVKGTKEAAGANNLIVLMKTSAVIFVIIAGVYIIFSNTDLYNAVDGVKNWKPFIPDQIRIKNSEGDMVSAYGIKGIISGAAAIFFAYIGFDAVSTQAGEAINPKKDVPFAIIASLLICTALYICVSLVLTGMMHYTDFNPEGKYPDAIKAPVAYAFEIAGKHWASNVVTIAATVGLISVVMVMMMGQSRIFIGMAKDGLIPKFFGELHPKTKTPYKGIILLGIVVAFIAAFTPISTLADMTSFGTLFAFTLVCIAVWVMRKKEPALIRPFKVPAYKVVVALGVIINLYLIFNLSAHALELSAVWLFLGGLVYFLYGKSNSKLNNPEKYKNVD; from the coding sequence ATGTCGAAAATTTGGGTTAAAAAACCACTAAGTGCCTATGAGGCAGATATGAAGAAAAGTGAGCTGAAAAAAGTCCTTGGAAAATGGAGTTTAACAGCAATTGGAGTGGGAGCTATCATTGGTGGTGGAATTTTTGTTCTTACCGGAACCGGAGCCTATTACCACGCAGGTCCAGCACTTGCAATTTCCTTTATCATAGCAGGTATTGCCTGCGTTTTTGCAGCATTATGTTATGCAGAATTTGCATCGATTATTCCTGTAGAAGGTTCAGCGTATGCGTATGCGTATGGAACAGTAGGAGAGATTTTTGCCTGGGCAATGGGGTGGTGTCTCATCCTGGAGTATGCTATGGCCAGTATGGCAGTCTCGGTAAGCTGGTCCGGCTATTTTAATAAATTTCTGAAGATATTCAATATTCACTTACCGGCGTATCTTACTTCGGACCCGGCAAGTTATACCGGTGACGGTTTCTCTATGAACCTGCCTGCATTTATCCTTGTTCTATTGATTACAGCTTTACTGGTAAAAGGAACTAAAGAAGCAGCGGGTGCCAATAACCTGATCGTTCTGATGAAAACTTCTGCGGTTATTTTCGTGATCATAGCAGGGGTTTATATTATCTTTTCGAATACTGACCTTTATAATGCAGTGGACGGAGTAAAAAACTGGAAGCCGTTTATTCCTGATCAGATCAGAATCAAGAATTCTGAAGGTGATATGGTCTCTGCCTATGGGATCAAAGGGATCATTTCCGGAGCAGCAGCAATTTTCTTTGCCTATATCGGTTTTGATGCTGTTTCTACCCAGGCAGGAGAGGCAATCAATCCTAAAAAGGATGTACCTTTTGCTATTATTGCTTCATTATTGATCTGTACTGCTTTATATATCTGTGTATCTCTTGTATTGACAGGAATGATGCATTATACCGACTTCAATCCGGAAGGAAAATATCCTGATGCGATCAAAGCACCTGTAGCCTATGCATTTGAAATTGCAGGAAAACACTGGGCAAGTAATGTGGTAACAATCGCTGCTACGGTAGGATTGATTTCTGTAGTAATGGTAATGATGATGGGACAGTCCAGAATCTTCATCGGTATGGCAAAAGACGGATTGATTCCTAAGTTCTTCGGGGAGCTTCATCCTAAAACAAAGACTCCTTACAAGGGAATTATTCTGTTGGGAATTGTCGTAGCGTTCATTGCGGCCTTTACTCCAATTTCCACTCTTGCAGATATGACGAGCTTCGGAACCCTGTTTGCATTTACACTGGTATGTATCGCTGTTTGGGTAATGAGAAAGAAAGAACCTGCACTGATCAGACCTTTCAAGGTTCCTGCTTATAAAGTGGTAGTAGCATTGGGGGTAATCATCAATCTTTATCTGATTTTTAACTTAAGTGCCCATGCATTGGAACTTTCTGCGGTATGGTTATTCTTAGGTGGTTTAGTGTATTTCCTTTATGGAAAATCAAACAGTAAACTTAATAATCCGGAAAAATATAAAAACGTAGACTAA
- a CDS encoding WD40/YVTN/BNR-like repeat-containing protein, which yields MKKILSIIFLSAGIGAFSQQVENIETILNDKISIRAIELYDHKVWYSGTDAKFGFVDLKDYKNQKQIRLSDEKLEFRTLGQSKTSFYAINIGSPGRFFTIDKKDMKSQVVFTDTSQTAFYDALHFVNDKLGYTFSDADKDNLLKLAVYRNGSWSMLKSDLKLNEGEAAFAASNTNISSTRKYLWIATGGKASRILRMDLKNEKIEVFNTPFIQGESSQGMYSIDFNDDHFGIAAGGDYTKQEANINNIATTHDGGKTWQIQASGQNAGYTTCVKIKPGSKGKEIIAVGDRHISYSSDFGKTWKKISDEKGFFVCEWIDANRIVAAGNGKISVVKLKF from the coding sequence ATGAAAAAAATACTTTCCATTATATTCCTTTCTGCAGGAATAGGCGCATTTTCTCAACAGGTAGAAAATATTGAAACGATCCTAAATGATAAAATAAGCATCAGAGCGATTGAGCTGTATGATCATAAGGTCTGGTACAGTGGTACGGATGCTAAATTCGGTTTTGTGGATCTTAAAGATTATAAAAACCAGAAGCAGATCAGGCTTTCGGACGAAAAACTTGAGTTCCGTACTCTGGGTCAGAGTAAAACTTCCTTCTATGCCATCAATATCGGAAGTCCGGGCCGTTTCTTTACAATAGACAAAAAGGACATGAAGTCACAGGTTGTCTTCACAGATACCTCCCAAACCGCTTTTTATGATGCTTTACATTTTGTGAACGATAAGTTGGGATATACATTCAGTGATGCAGACAAGGATAATTTACTGAAGCTTGCCGTTTACAGAAATGGCAGCTGGAGTATGCTGAAAAGTGATTTGAAACTGAATGAAGGAGAAGCCGCTTTTGCTGCCAGTAATACCAATATTTCTTCTACCCGGAAATACCTGTGGATTGCGACAGGGGGTAAAGCTTCAAGAATTTTAAGGATGGACCTGAAGAATGAAAAAATTGAAGTGTTCAATACCCCGTTTATTCAGGGAGAATCTTCACAGGGAATGTATTCCATTGATTTTAATGATGACCATTTCGGAATTGCAGCAGGAGGTGATTATACAAAGCAGGAAGCCAATATCAACAATATTGCAACAACCCATGATGGAGGTAAAACATGGCAGATTCAGGCTTCAGGACAGAATGCAGGATATACGACCTGTGTGAAAATCAAGCCGGGCTCAAAAGGAAAAGAAATCATTGCTGTAGGCGACCGGCACATCAGTTATTCTTCTGATTTCGGAAAAACGTGGAAGAAAATTTCAGATGAAAAAGGTTTTTTTGTCTGTGAATGGATAGATGCCAATAGGATTGTAGCTGCTGGCAATGGAAAGATTTCAGTAGTGAAATTAAA